One window from the genome of Toxotes jaculatrix isolate fToxJac2 chromosome 17, fToxJac2.pri, whole genome shotgun sequence encodes:
- the nubpl gene encoding iron-sulfur protein NUBPL, whose amino-acid sequence MAQFTYCRLSHLLRISVNKPSALRTGAEVKHGPACCLQFTRCQRSVDSKALQERQKQQMARGLPKQKPITGVKQVIVVASGKGGVGKSTTAVNLALGLMSNDPSKSVGLLDADVYGPSIPKLMNLKGNPELTDNNLMIPLTNYGIPCMSMGFLVEDVAPIVWRGLMVMSAIERLLRQVDWGSLDYLVVDMPPGTGDVQLSITQNIPIAGAVIVSTPQDIALLDARRGAEMFKKVNVPVLGLVQNMSVFQCPNCNHQTHIFGSDGARQLADTLGVELLGDVPLHLNIRETSDRGQPVVVSSPDSPEAEAYRKVASAVVQRLKEVT is encoded by the exons ATGGCTCAGTTCACTTACTGCAGACTTTCCCATTTACTGAGAATATCCGTGAATAAACCTTCAGCTTTACGAACAGGGGCAGAAGTAAAACACGGGCCTGCGTGTTGTTTACAGTTCACACGATGCCAG AGGTCAGTGGACAGTAAGGCGTTACAGGAGAGGCAGAAGCAGCAGATGGCCAGAGGTCTTCCCAAACAGAAGCCCATCACAGGGGTCAAACAGGTCATCGTTGTGGCTTCGGGAAAAGGCGGCGTGGGCAAGTCCACCACTGCAG TGAATTTGGCTCTTGGATTAATGTCCAACGATCCG tctaaGTCAGTTGGTCTGTTGGACGCTGACGTCTACGGCCCGTCGATTCCCAAACTGATGAACCTGAAGGGAAACCCGGAGCTCACTGACA ACAATCTGATGATCCCACTCACCAACTATGGGATTCCTTG catGTCGATGGGCTTCCTGGTGGAGGACGTGGCTCCCATCGTGTGGCGGGGGCTGATGGTGATGTCAGCGATAGAGAGACTGCTCAGGCAG gtgGACTGGGGCTCGCTGGACTATCTAGTGGTCGATATGCCTCCTGGGACAGGAGACGTCCAGCTGTCAATCACCCAGAACATCCCAATAGCAG gTGCCGTCATCGTGTCGACGCCGCAGGACATCGCTCTGCTGGACGCTCGCAGAGGAGCCGAGATGTTCAAGAAAGTTAATGTGCCg GTTCTCGGTCTGGTGCAGAACATGAGCGTCTTCCAGTGTCCAAACTGTAACCACCAGACTCACATCTTTGGCTCTGACGGGGCCCGACAGCTCGCTGACACACTGGGAGTCGAGTTATTAG GTGACGTTCCCCTTCACCTAAACATCAGGGAGACGTCAGACAGAGGACAGCCAGTGGTCGTCTCCTCTCCAGACAGCCCCGAg GCGGAGGCGTACAGGAAGGTGGCATCTGCTGTGGTCCAGAGACTAAAGGAGGTCACTTGA
- the dtd2 gene encoding D-aminoacyl-tRNA deacylase 2 → MTEKGSGPAARTVLQQCLQARLQVKPAEENSEAQFVQIDRGMVIYICFFKGATDDILPKMVSTLLNLRLCESESGKMISVLELPGSLLIVPQATLGGRAKGRAMQYHNNISKEDGLRLYSTFVSLCEKELTAAAASAESAAEGMVKHGTYGNRQVLKLDTNGPYTHLMEF, encoded by the exons ATGACGGAGAAAGGCAGTGGCCCCGCCGCTCGCACGGTCCTGCAGCAGTGTCTTCAGGCCAGGCTGCAGGTGAAACCCGCGGAGGAAAACTCAGAGGCTCAGTTTGTCCAG ATCGACAGAGGAATGGTGATCTACATCTGTTTCTTCAAAGGAGCCACAGATGACATCCTGCCCAAGATGG TGTCCACTCTGTTGAACCTGCGGCTGTGTGAGTCCGAGTCGGGGAAGATGATATCGGTGTTGGAACTCCCCGGCAGCCTGCTGATCGTCCCTCAGGCCACGCTGGGCGGCAGGGCCAAAGGCCGGGCGATGCAGTACCACAACAACATCAGCAAAGAGGACGGACTGCGGCTGTACAGcacctttgtctctctgtgtgaaaaGGAACTGACGGCGGCTGCTGCTTCAGCCGAGAGTGCGGCTGAGGGGATGGTGAAACATGGGACGTATGGAAACAGACAAGTGCTGAAACTCGACACCAATGGACCATACACACATCTGATGGAGTTCTGA
- the LOC121196946 gene encoding uncharacterized protein LOC121196946 isoform X1, whose amino-acid sequence MPSFDFLDKVELFVRTGTYPVDSSKSSKKVTRAASKHFIYKDGCLWRTYRGRLLKVVRSDEEVREILTRYHNNNNHAGRVRAVKEIMLMYYWVGVTEAVKTWIKACAVCQSRSSTEPPNPPVQSCLAYGCDASSYIYPELSFHRFPKEAEQRQRWVEVAQRDEGSLRSNSCLCSRHFESSCFTPSEAGQLTLSPDAVPTIIPVTVREDEVPVPSDEDFLHSDTLEDLLSTAATAESPQPSGPAFSRSDIPMQLQEHQYCLPAPDVDCRVVQIAREDKKRKTIIEPSFAAYNQIARYLSLRVLPMQSKKSRGALKRMAKRFGMIDGVLMYTRVSPALRVPRSREEVNSILQQFHDNQGHYGQGICQREIAKHFYWSSMTRDLARWISSCHTCLNRTKRKWLRCSVRNCNNCCGPVERGLGLTFHKFPLHSVALLAQWLKAVGRPNWHPRLRSSICSAHFTEDCFDRSRGKVALRPDAVPTLLVHSDSAAYFAKYDAVELYLRRRTYPHGLSYVEKNTFRRFCKKFAIKDDELHVVSGDRVRLVLRSRQQVEVALMDYHNELNHLDVDKCLRLLSEKYFWKTMRPDVVQWINSCSQCNRKKRKDTGGSESLLQVLRSPQTHDDSDREKDDDVDDEDDKDEDGGSVGDEERQPARGSEDRVENPLSPRPATPINHQPRIPILLHLRTHINFQPRAPIILHPMTHRNQPQPEVQRETNSSDSQSESQSSVQVQVKPQPERQTQPPDQKQTSDSQCSARTRHCASTHGVNKPLREPHPPPDLPATSQPLPSPNSGPKTRSKSQISTQTQNCGSVQRLVTRSRDLEAGSSAKRSSSCGLEPGVAPSTKPWPIFTVPGSAPVHTAKPPPDMDSTAVFQRSRRLQARTIIQQCSQAKVKTKPALDGADSQWAEIQEGMVVYVCFFHGATEDVTYEMANSLMTLKLFRKDTGRSVSVLDLPGSVLFIPQDSLLGEPVPQRRVQYKGSCEPWWGAQLFSNLVFTCRELMLGSAKCTKAGVKVEQGVYGQKQEIVLNSVEPLTLLLEF is encoded by the exons ATGCCTTCTTTTGACTTCCTGGATAAAGTGGAGCTGTTTGTGCGGACAGGAACGTATCCTGTAGATTCATCGAAGAGTTCAAAGAAAGTGACCAGAGCTGCCAGCAAACACTTTATCTACAAAG atGGCTGTCTGTGGCGAACTTATCGAGGCCGCCTCCTCAAGGTTGTGAGGAGCGACGAGGAAGTGCGGGAGATCCTGACTCGTTAtcacaataacaacaaccacGCCGGCCGGGTTCGGGCAGTGAAGGAGATAATG TTGATGTATTACTGGGTTGGAGTGACGGAGGCCGTGAAGACCTGGATCAAAGCTTGTGCTGTTTGTCAAAGCCGAAGTTCCACTGAACCACCTAACCCACCCGTCCAGTCCTGCCTAGCCTATGGCTGCGACGCCTCCAGCTACATTTACCCTGAGCTCAGCTTCCACAG ATTCCCGAAGGAGGCCGAGCAGCGGCAGAGGTGGGTGGAGGTGGCTCAGAGGGACGAAGGCTCGCTGCGCTCAAATTCCTGCCTCTGCTCCCGACACTTTGAGTCGTCCTGCTTTACGCCGAGCGAGGCGGGTCAGCTGACTCTGTCACCGGACGCTGTACCAACCATCATCCCTGTGACTGTACGAGAAGACGAG GTTCCTGTCCCTTCAGATGAGGACTTCCTTCATTCTGACACCCTGGAAGACCTCCTCTCTACAGCTGCTACTGCAGAAAGCCCACAGCCCTCTGGACCAGCCTTCAGTCGCTCTGACATACCCATGCAGCTGCAGGAGCACCAGTACTGCCTGCCAGCTCCTGATGTGGACTGCAGGGTGGTCCAGATAGCGAGGGAggacaagaagaggaagacCATCATCGAGCCAAGCTTCGCCGCTTACAACCAGATCGCCAG GTATCTGAGCCTCAGGGTTTTACCTATGCAAAGCAAGAAAAGCAGAGGTGCTCTAAAGAGGATGGCCAAGCGCTTTGGCATGATAG ATGGAGTGCTGATGTACACACGAGTGTCTCCTGCTCTCAGAGTGCCACGCAGCAGAGAGGAG GTAAACTCGATCCTGCAGCAGTTCCATGATAACCAGGGTCACTACGGTCAGGGAATCTGCCAGCGAGAGATCGCGAAGCACTTCTACTGGAGCAGCATGACCCGAGACCTGGCCCGCTGGATCTCCAGCTGCCACACCTGCCTCAACAGAACCAAGAGGAAGTGGCTTCGCTGCAGCGTCCGCAACTGCAACAACTGCTGCGGGCCAGTGGAGAGAGGCCTGGGTCTCACCTTCCACAA GTTTCCTCTTCACAGCGTGGCCTTGCTGGCTCAGTGGCTGAAGGCCGTGGGCCGTCCTAACTGGCATCCTCGGCTCCGGTCATCTATCTGTTCGGCTCATTTCACTGAGGACTGCTTCGACCGCAGCAGAGGGAAGGTCGCCCTCCGTCCGGACGCAGTGCCCACGCTGTTGGTCCACAGCGACTCAGCA GCCTATTTTGCCAAGTACGATGCTGTGGAGCTCTACCTGCGCAGGCGCACTTATCCTCATGGACTGAGCTACGTAGAGAAAAACACCTTCAGGAGGTTCTGCAAAAAGTTTGCCATCAAAG ATGATGAACTCCACGTGGTGAGCGGAGATCGGGTGCGCTTGGTTCTGAGGAGCAGACAGCAGGTCGAAGTCGCCCTCATGGACTATCACAACGAGCTGAACCACCTCGACGTCGACAAATGTCTCCGACTGCTCAGTGAGAA GTACTTCTGGAAAACCATGAGACCTGACGTGGTGCAGTGGATCAACAGCTGCTCTCAGTgcaacagaaagaagaggaaggacaCAGGAGGATCAGAGTCACTGCTGCAGGTGCTGAGATCCCCTCAGACACATGATGattcagacag GGAGAAGGATGACGATGTGGACGATGAGGATGACAAGGATGAAGATGGAGGGAGTGTTGGGGACGAAGAGAGGCAGCCAGCAAGAGGATCAGAGGACAGAGTC GAGAACCCTTTGTCCCCTCGTCCTGCAACTCCCATCAACCATCAGCCCAGAATTCCCATCCTCCTTCATCTAAGGACTCACATCAACTTCCAGCCCAGAGCTCCCATCATCCTCCATCCTATGACTCATAGGAACCAGCCACAGCCTGAAGTCCAGAGGGAGACAAACAGCTCTGACAGTCAGTCTGAGAGTCAAAGCAGCGTCCAGGTTCAGGTGAAACCTcagccagagagacagacacaaccTCCAGACCAGAAACAAACAAGTGACTCTCAGTGCAGCGCCAGAACACGTCACTGCGCCAGCACCCACGGTGTCAACAAACCCCTCAGAGAGCCACATCCTCCACCTGACCTTCCAGCAACATCCCAACCTCTTCCAAGTCCAAACAGTGGACCAAAGACCCGGTCCAAATCCCAAATATCAACACAAACCCAGAACTGTGGCAGCGTCCAGCGCCTGGTGACGAGGAGCAGAGACCTGGAAGCGGGTTCTTCAGCTAAGAGGAGCTCCAGCTGTGGCCTGGAGCCCGGGGTGGCCCCGAGCACCAAACCCTGGCCCATCTTCACTGTTCCTGGCTCTGCACCGGTGCACACAGCCAAGCCCCCTCCTGACATGGACAG cACAGCTGTGTTTCAGAGGTCCAGGAGGCTTCAGGCCCGAACCATCATCCAGCAGTGCAGTCAGGCCAAGGTTAAGACCAAACCAGCCCTGGACGGGGCTGACTCTCAGTGGGCggag ATCCAGGAGGGaatggttgtgtatgtgtgctttttCCACGGAGCCACTGAAGACGTCACTTATGAAATGG CCAACAGCCTGATGACACTTAAACTTTTCCGGAAAGACACCGGGCGCTCCGTGTCTGTTCTCGACCTTCCTGGGAGCGTTTTATTTATCCCCCAGGACTCTCTGCTCGGGGAGCCGGTGCCCCAGAGAAGGGTGCAGTATAAAGGCAGCTGTGAGCCATGGTGGGGCGCTCAACTCTTCTCAAACCTGGTGTTCACCTGCAGAGAACTCATGCTGGGCTCCGCGAAGTGCACGAAGGCCGGCGTGAAGGTGGAGCAGGGAGTGTACGGACAGAAGCAGGAGATTGTCCTGAACTCTGTGGAGCCGCTGACACTTCTGCTGGAGTTCTGA
- the LOC121196946 gene encoding uncharacterized protein LOC121196946 isoform X2 — MPSFDFLDKVELFVRTGTYPVDSSKSSKKVTRAASKHFIYKDGCLWRTYRGRLLKVVRSDEEVREILTRYHNNNNHAGRVRAVKEIMLMYYWVGVTEAVKTWIKACAVCQSRSSTEPPNPPVQSCLAYGCDASSYIYPELSFHRFPKEAEQRQRWVEVAQRDEGSLRSNSCLCSRHFESSCFTPSEAGQLTLSPDAVPTIIPVTVREDEVPVPSDEDFLHSDTLEDLLSTAATAESPQPSGPAFSRSDIPMQLQEHQYCLPAPDVDCRVVQIAREDKKRKTIIEPSFAAYNQIARYLSLRVLPMQSKKSRGALKRMAKRFGMIDGVLMYTRVSPALRVPRSREEVNSILQQFHDNQGHYGQGICQREIAKHFYWSSMTRDLARWISSCHTCLNRTKRKWLRCSVRNCNNCCGPVERGLGLTFHKFPLHSVALLAQWLKAVGRPNWHPRLRSSICSAHFTEDCFDRSRGKVALRPDAVPTLLVHSDSAAYFAKYDAVELYLRRRTYPHGLSYVEKNTFRRFCKKFAIKDDELHVVSGDRVRLVLRSRQQVEVALMDYHNELNHLDVDKCLRLLSEKYFWKTMRPDVVQWINSCSQCNRKKRKDTGGSESLLQVLRSPQTHDDSDREKDDDVDDEDDKDEDGGSVGDEERQPARGSEDRVENPLSPRPATPINHQPRIPILLHLRTHINFQPRAPIILHPMTHRNQPQPEVQRETNSSDSQSESQSSVQVQVKPQPERQTQPPDQKQTSDSQCSARTRHCASTHGVNKPLREPHPPPDLPATSQPLPSPNSGPKTRSKSQISTQTQNCGSVQRLVTRSRDLEAGSSAKRSSSCGLEPGVAPSTKPWPIFTVPGSAPVHTAKPPPDMDSTAVFQRSRRLQARTIIQQCSQAKVKTKPALDGADSQWAEVDPGGNGCVCVLFPRSH; from the exons ATGCCTTCTTTTGACTTCCTGGATAAAGTGGAGCTGTTTGTGCGGACAGGAACGTATCCTGTAGATTCATCGAAGAGTTCAAAGAAAGTGACCAGAGCTGCCAGCAAACACTTTATCTACAAAG atGGCTGTCTGTGGCGAACTTATCGAGGCCGCCTCCTCAAGGTTGTGAGGAGCGACGAGGAAGTGCGGGAGATCCTGACTCGTTAtcacaataacaacaaccacGCCGGCCGGGTTCGGGCAGTGAAGGAGATAATG TTGATGTATTACTGGGTTGGAGTGACGGAGGCCGTGAAGACCTGGATCAAAGCTTGTGCTGTTTGTCAAAGCCGAAGTTCCACTGAACCACCTAACCCACCCGTCCAGTCCTGCCTAGCCTATGGCTGCGACGCCTCCAGCTACATTTACCCTGAGCTCAGCTTCCACAG ATTCCCGAAGGAGGCCGAGCAGCGGCAGAGGTGGGTGGAGGTGGCTCAGAGGGACGAAGGCTCGCTGCGCTCAAATTCCTGCCTCTGCTCCCGACACTTTGAGTCGTCCTGCTTTACGCCGAGCGAGGCGGGTCAGCTGACTCTGTCACCGGACGCTGTACCAACCATCATCCCTGTGACTGTACGAGAAGACGAG GTTCCTGTCCCTTCAGATGAGGACTTCCTTCATTCTGACACCCTGGAAGACCTCCTCTCTACAGCTGCTACTGCAGAAAGCCCACAGCCCTCTGGACCAGCCTTCAGTCGCTCTGACATACCCATGCAGCTGCAGGAGCACCAGTACTGCCTGCCAGCTCCTGATGTGGACTGCAGGGTGGTCCAGATAGCGAGGGAggacaagaagaggaagacCATCATCGAGCCAAGCTTCGCCGCTTACAACCAGATCGCCAG GTATCTGAGCCTCAGGGTTTTACCTATGCAAAGCAAGAAAAGCAGAGGTGCTCTAAAGAGGATGGCCAAGCGCTTTGGCATGATAG ATGGAGTGCTGATGTACACACGAGTGTCTCCTGCTCTCAGAGTGCCACGCAGCAGAGAGGAG GTAAACTCGATCCTGCAGCAGTTCCATGATAACCAGGGTCACTACGGTCAGGGAATCTGCCAGCGAGAGATCGCGAAGCACTTCTACTGGAGCAGCATGACCCGAGACCTGGCCCGCTGGATCTCCAGCTGCCACACCTGCCTCAACAGAACCAAGAGGAAGTGGCTTCGCTGCAGCGTCCGCAACTGCAACAACTGCTGCGGGCCAGTGGAGAGAGGCCTGGGTCTCACCTTCCACAA GTTTCCTCTTCACAGCGTGGCCTTGCTGGCTCAGTGGCTGAAGGCCGTGGGCCGTCCTAACTGGCATCCTCGGCTCCGGTCATCTATCTGTTCGGCTCATTTCACTGAGGACTGCTTCGACCGCAGCAGAGGGAAGGTCGCCCTCCGTCCGGACGCAGTGCCCACGCTGTTGGTCCACAGCGACTCAGCA GCCTATTTTGCCAAGTACGATGCTGTGGAGCTCTACCTGCGCAGGCGCACTTATCCTCATGGACTGAGCTACGTAGAGAAAAACACCTTCAGGAGGTTCTGCAAAAAGTTTGCCATCAAAG ATGATGAACTCCACGTGGTGAGCGGAGATCGGGTGCGCTTGGTTCTGAGGAGCAGACAGCAGGTCGAAGTCGCCCTCATGGACTATCACAACGAGCTGAACCACCTCGACGTCGACAAATGTCTCCGACTGCTCAGTGAGAA GTACTTCTGGAAAACCATGAGACCTGACGTGGTGCAGTGGATCAACAGCTGCTCTCAGTgcaacagaaagaagaggaaggacaCAGGAGGATCAGAGTCACTGCTGCAGGTGCTGAGATCCCCTCAGACACATGATGattcagacag GGAGAAGGATGACGATGTGGACGATGAGGATGACAAGGATGAAGATGGAGGGAGTGTTGGGGACGAAGAGAGGCAGCCAGCAAGAGGATCAGAGGACAGAGTC GAGAACCCTTTGTCCCCTCGTCCTGCAACTCCCATCAACCATCAGCCCAGAATTCCCATCCTCCTTCATCTAAGGACTCACATCAACTTCCAGCCCAGAGCTCCCATCATCCTCCATCCTATGACTCATAGGAACCAGCCACAGCCTGAAGTCCAGAGGGAGACAAACAGCTCTGACAGTCAGTCTGAGAGTCAAAGCAGCGTCCAGGTTCAGGTGAAACCTcagccagagagacagacacaaccTCCAGACCAGAAACAAACAAGTGACTCTCAGTGCAGCGCCAGAACACGTCACTGCGCCAGCACCCACGGTGTCAACAAACCCCTCAGAGAGCCACATCCTCCACCTGACCTTCCAGCAACATCCCAACCTCTTCCAAGTCCAAACAGTGGACCAAAGACCCGGTCCAAATCCCAAATATCAACACAAACCCAGAACTGTGGCAGCGTCCAGCGCCTGGTGACGAGGAGCAGAGACCTGGAAGCGGGTTCTTCAGCTAAGAGGAGCTCCAGCTGTGGCCTGGAGCCCGGGGTGGCCCCGAGCACCAAACCCTGGCCCATCTTCACTGTTCCTGGCTCTGCACCGGTGCACACAGCCAAGCCCCCTCCTGACATGGACAG cACAGCTGTGTTTCAGAGGTCCAGGAGGCTTCAGGCCCGAACCATCATCCAGCAGTGCAGTCAGGCCAAGGTTAAGACCAAACCAGCCCTGGACGGGGCTGACTCTCAGTGGGCggaggtgg ATCCAGGAGGGaatggttgtgtatgtgtgctttttCCACGGAGCCACTGA